Below is a genomic region from Tursiops truncatus isolate mTurTru1 chromosome 4, mTurTru1.mat.Y, whole genome shotgun sequence.
gatttaactttttttaaaaaaatatcacagCTAAATAGTCAAAATGAACTGTAAATACAGTCTTTAAAATAAGGCATTCAAACCATGGTTAAACTGATTTGCCAGTGGATGTTACTGGGGGTACCATTTACTCATCAGATACCAATTCTTCATTTGTCATTAAgcgttgagtgcctactatgctAGATATTGAAGATTCCGAGAAATGACACAGACCCTCCTTCAAGGAGCTTTTGGGAGTGTTGCAAATAAAGAGATAAGTGCTCACAATACTGGTGTGGAACCAAATGGAAGAAGACATGCCCAACTTTTTCAttcgttcattttttttaaaatgtgtttactgAGCATGATTTGCCAGACACTGGTCTTTATGCTGGGAACAAATGCAAGTCCTTTGGAGCTTGTATTCTAGtgaaaggaaatagacaataaacataaaagaaactaTACTATGGCAGGAAATTCTGTGGAGAGAAATCAAAAagagagggatggaggagagGATGTTGCTATTTTATACAGGCTGTGAAGAAAGGCTTCTCTAAGTGACATTGAAGGAAAGACCTGAAAAAAGTGAGAAACTGAACCACAGAAGAGTGTTCTagaaagaagcaaaagaagagGTTCTGAGGAAAGAACAGAGTGCTTGGCATGTAGGAAGGAGGCCAGGAGGCTGCAGCAGCTTGTGCAAAGAGGAAGCAGTGACTGGTGAGGTTGGAGTTGTCAAGATTGatctagagcagggtttctcaaccgtGGCACTACTAATATTTTGggcaggataattctttgttgtgggtcTGTCCCACAACATTGTAGGATGCttcagcatccctgacctctccccactagatgccagtaacacctCCTCTCCCCTACCAAAAATACCTTGTTCCTCAAATgtttcctggggtgggggggcaaaaTTCCccaagttgagaaccactgatatagAACCACTTGTCCAAAAGTGCTTTCtgagatgaaaatattctgcatCTGAGCTAATACAGTAACCATCAGGCACATATGGTTATTGAGCTCTTGTAATGTGGCTAGTGCAGCTCAGCcggtgaattttaaattttatttgaattttaattaaattttaatagccacttgtggctagtggctactgtatcaGTACAGTCTAGAGTCTTGCAGCCCATTGTAAAAACTTTGGCTTTTATCTTTTACCTCTCTCtgcatttccttttattctctcagTCTCTCACTCCAGACCAGTCAGTGGTTCCCTTGCTATTTTGTTCCTTAAACTTGCCATGCAGGTCcttgcctcagagcctttgctctTGCTATTCAGCCTAGCACATTTTCCCCTCATATATGAGTGGCTCTCTTTCCCTTAACTTCATTCATTACTATCCCTGCTCAACAGTTATCAAAGAGGTGGTATCATCATATTTTATCATCATCCTGTTTAAACACCACCTACAATGCCATGCTTATACTTTCCCTACGCACTTAATTTTTCTCTATAGCACTTATATTGTATTTTTGTCCCCCCTCCCTACCACCCCCCCGGTAGAATGTGAGTTCTGAGATTCAgggatttttatgtttctttattattttttcaattgtcTATTACAgaggctggcacatagtaggtatgcaataagtatttgttgaatgaatgaattgtaaaGCCATTGGAGGATTTTAAACTGAGGAATGGCATGATCTGACTTGTTTCAAACAGTATCATTTTGGCTGCTGGTGTCTAGAACAGACTGCCAGAAGGGCAACAGTAGAGGCAGGGAACCCAACTAGAAGATTAATACAGTAGTCCAGGTGAGAGTGAAGGACACGATAATGAGTCAGGGATGATTGCAAGGATTTGGTTTGGGCAACTGGAGTTGCTGTTTACTGAGAGGAGGAAGACTGGGAGAAACAGGTTTCAATAGAGAAATCCAGAATTGTCAAGAGATTAGACTTTCTGGAGAGTGTGGTGATGCCCAAGAAGACAAAGCAAAGAATGAGGAGTGGGGTGGAAAAAGAATTACAGGTAAAGGGAGCAGTAGTGAAAAATGCATGGAATAAAACAGCATGGCTGTTTTTGGCTGGAACCAAGAGAAAGTTAGTAAAATCACTAACAGGAAGGCCTCAGCTCCCTTCAGGAGCTTAATTCTTAACCTTGCAAGAACGGCTCTCCCCTTTTAACAGATGTGGAAGTCTGAGCTCAGTGGGATACACTTAATTGCCTTAAAACTATCATGCTGGAATTTGAATATAGCTGATCACAcatctttgagctgttttcatTAAATTACATTGTGGTAGTTTCAATCACTGAATACTTTGAAAAAAGTTCTCTAGATTAGAATTGTTTTGGGGTATTAGATCTGTTaaaatatccattcattcaacagtagTTATTTAAGTACCTATTAATAGGGGACTTCTTTAAATGTCCTGGAAATTGAGTTTCTAAGGCTCTATAAATTTAATACTTTATGAAGAAACTGGTTGCTTTGTATCTGTGGTTTTCAATCCttacctggaggacttgttaaatgACAGATTGGTCCCTCACCTGATCAAAAatttagcatttctttcttttttgagggGGGGCGGCGGGCACGCCTCATGgtttatgggatcttagttccccgatcccTGTggacatggcagtgaaagcacagattcctaaccactggaccgccagggaactcccccaaatttagcatttctaacaagttctcaggtgatagCGATTCTGCTCTTCTAGGGACCACACTCTTAAGAATCACTGCTAGTAGAAGAGAATGGAACATCAAACAGCCATGTCCGTACCAGACTTCATCCTTTGTGAAATCACTGATCCTTAGGCAAGACTAACCCTCTCCATCTGGATATATTAGATCCACTCATGCTCTACAATTTGTAGGGAAAACTGCATGGCAGAATGGAAACTGCATGGCAGGATTTTAGGAGGAAACATCCGACTTTTCAGTTCCACCtctccatttactagctgtgtgactagtcaagttatttaatctttctgagccttggtGTCTAAAAAGCATTGTTCATATCTACCTTTGGGTTGTTTTAACAATAAGAGGTAACACACATAAAGTAACCTGGTACACAGTAAtttcttctctagttgcagcacccATAAATAAGGCATGAACCTCTCTCCCTTTAGTTTTTATTCCATGTAATATTGGATCGCctccattttaaatattgatatatagcCCAAACTTCTGGCCTTGTTATCAGTTGATTCTTGAATTAGTATGGACCTTATGCTATGAAAGCAATCTAATTTATCTTGGaagtgtatttaatatttgattgcttcccagcatttctcaaatttcagaaaagaaaaaaatggaaagtctAGATAACCCCAATAACTTTATCTAAATAcctcaatacatttatttaatagtCTAAGATCATATGACCATAAATCATAGATGGAGAATTCTAGATCTCAGCTCTAGAATGTTTCAGtaattttctcatagtttttCAAAGCATAACATTTGTAATATGTGCAAATCACCGTAATTAACACAATATCTGTTCTTTCATTTGCAGTGCTCTCATCGTATCAAAGAGTTTCTCTTTACTTCAGCCCCAAGCTGCAAGTTATAGCAAAAAGTGTAGGAGGTTTTCCTTTGTTAGTGAGCCAAAAGAGTAGAGCCCTCATGCCCAAGAACCCCACTTTTAGATACAGATTACTAATTGGTTTGAACGTTTTCCCATTGAAATACTTTCGTAGGAAGTAATTTTCATAATTTACATCTTATTTCAAAGCGACTTCAGTCTTTAAGTTCCACCAGAGGCTCTTCACCTCTGAAGAATTACCAGTGCAGATCAGTCCATCCACTGTCTTGGAGAGTTCTGATATTTGTTTTCCACCTACTAAGTTTCCAGAGCGTACTATTTCACACTGAAACCACTTACCTGAAATGACTTTAGTAACCAGTGTTCTATCAACTTGTAATTCCTGCATATGGACATTAGTTTAAGTAATGTCAAAAATATCTATTTTGTGTAGACTTTTAGCGTTTTCtatgttctttctttaaaatcacTCAATAACCTGAATATGGTAATATTAACTGAAATACCTCATTCTCTTATGAAACATAATAGAAATTTCTTATTTAACATATACCTTAAGCCTAATTCCTTTTGAAGTAACGTGCTACATAAAACTGAACAACTTCATTACCAACAAGGACAATGTTTTATTGAACAAATCTATGTACAGTACAAAAAAATTTCTTGAAATGAGACACTGTTGATTTATTGCAGTTCAATGGCTCAGTTTTAATTTGTACTCTtataaaatgcaaagtaaaataatttaatgttcaACAAGGAAGCACAAATTTCCTTTCTTGCTGAATCTGTAATATCTTTCACATATTAACAATTCCAAAATGCATATGCAGCATTTAGTCATTCTGAAATGGTGTTTTACAgtaccaaataaattaaaaaataaacactaccATCCCTTTTAGGTTTTTCACCCATACTACAGTTTGAACCAAACATGAAAGGAGTACAGCTGAACCTAGAAGTGTGATTTGAAAAGAATCACAAGTTCAATGTTATGTTATGTCTTCATTATATAATTGgtggtttattaaaaaaaaaaaagagtatgactGAAGCCCAAAGTACCAGTGCCCCTGTCCACGAAGGTTCTCCTTTTCTATCTTCTCCATAATATCTGAGCAGCAAAAATTCAGATTTGCTAATTTTTTGACCTTACTGAAACATAGCAGAAAGTTAATATTTAAtgtttcaaaggaaatttttatttgaaaatgaaggatGGAAACTTGGTCCACGTAAGATAAACACATCCTTAAAACAGAaggagtagaaaagaaaaagagaagaatttgAGGAATAAGAAGAAAGCTTCCTTGTCTTCTGAATTCCACATTGGAACTGTTGGAAGTTTATGCACCCCGTAAAAGCAAAATGATGTAAGTTTATGTTTTATAAGGCATACATAAGAAAATGTACACATTCTTTCAATAGCAATTATTTGATAAGTATATAAAGAGGTTAGAACAATGTGGTCAAacagaattttataaaacattccttGATCTAGTTATGTATAAACCAATTTGATCTCAGTCTTTCAGAAAGTTTTCCCTTACCAacacaaaagtagaaataaaacctcaaagacaaaaaaataacaagtggAATATGTTTAAAACATCTTGGTATGAActgcaaaatgaatgaaaataagttGCAGACATGGATTTATGTCAATAGTTAcaacttataaaaaataaaaagttaaaaatgtgataaaatgttaAGCTGTGATTTTAAACATCTGGAAAATGtacaaagcagaaatattttaaaataacttcattgTCCATATGAACTAGTTTCcaaatactttttattatatgATGTATTTTAGACTGAACTGAAAAAGAACTcaagtattatatttttagtatCAGGAagtatggaaaacatttttttctttagttgacCTTAAAGGATTTAAAAAGCTTATCGAGTTGtttacttatgtttttaaatgtaaattccaCAGCCTAATGTAGGctacataacaaaacaaaaacctgatttGATTGATATGGACTTTTGACTATCAATTGCATAGTAGTGAACGCCTATgataaataaactaataaaattgGGTAGTTTTTTAGATATCTGATTTATCATGACCTGGAAATCCTAATTTAATAAAGCCTGGATGCTACCCTGGAAGAAAAGTCACACTTCCTTAGTGACTTCATTCAAGAAGCTTTAATATCCAGAAATTTATAATAGTAGGGTCTGATGAGATTATATACTTTGAACAAGAATGTATCAGTTGGAATAACTGGAATATCTGGTTGACATTGGTACATTAATAGCTCTGTTTTTGAAGAATTTGCCTttgcatttttgttcattttacccCTGCTATAGATTAACACACTGTTAGGTAAAAGGAAGTCTTTAAGCTTCCCCTTTAAAGACATGGAACACATCTGAGagggtatttttaaaaacctttttgttTTAACGATTTATTGACTATTAAGTTAAAATCTTCCTTAGGAAAATTActggtcatcaaagaaaataaatgcatcaATATATCTTACTGTGTTCTTGCTGTGCAAATTTTtgtgtaaatatttctttttatatataaaaattactatTCAGACCAAATtcatcagaaataaataagaaagcataAGTAATATGGCTTATTTTAGAATTAACTCTCCTAATTGAATAAAACCAATGAATTCTTGACCGGATTCTTAgctgcatattttttttttatagtcagTTATTTTTATAGGACTGTACTTAGATAACTCACATTAATGTCTAAAGGACCTTACTATGAATCATCAAGCAATGTCCTAACACTACTCTATATACAAACAGAAATATCCCAGTGTGTTTATACCATTATTCACATTGAAGAATTTGCaattcagtgttttctttcaACTAAGATAGCCTTTAATGGTCTTAGATCCTCCCATCTCTTCCCAGAGTTACTGATAATATGTTTTCTATTGACGCTGCTGCCTTTTAAATATAACTCATTGGTATTATAAAAACGGAAAGTGGAAGGTTCTGTCAAGAGCTTATTAGCAAAGCACtgttgttttgtcttcttttgtttgttaattttaaatGCTGGTATGTCATTCATTGAACTTTGACCTAATCAATCATCTGGAAACAAGGTACAATCTTTTATAGCTAGTATGGTGATAAATCGTTTTACTTTCATCTTATCAATCAGTTTCTAAGTAATAATAAATCAAACAGAAATGGTTCCTTAAAGCATGTTTGACCAGAAAGGAGGACATAATCTGATTAGGCATGACAAGAAAACAAACCCTATTTGTGGAATACTTTTAAGTTGTAaaccaccccccccccttttttataatgggtttttccctttctgtaagGCCATAGCTGGTTATTCTTTTTGACTAGTTGCCTGCATATGTTTCTCACATAAGCGAAACTGAACATGCTGCTATTAATCATCATcgacttcttaaaaaaaatgtggtttttcTGGATAACTGGTACTTTGGGAGTTTTGTAATAACCCTTTTGGAGTCTAAACCAGCACATCTCCTCTGTGGGTTCATTCTAGAAAATGTGCTTTGTCTTTATCTTTAGTAATCCAAGACCGCTCTAAAATTAAGGCCATCAGGGAAATAGCAAACTGATGATGCATTTTCTTGTAGTGCTTTTTGCACACTACTGCTTGATCGACAGATCGTTCTGAAACATTTTTATCAGGCACCTGTAAAACAGAACACGTCtgttaattcatatttatagatgTTCATCTAGTATTCTAAGTTAGATTTCCTGTTTATTTATACCCTTACTCATTTAAAGAATATTAATATTAGTAGAAAGGCAAGCTCTTCTTTtgctcagttttatttttcaattattttctggttctttcttatttttgtttttgtaatagaGGCTCAACTTGGTTTACATTTCTGGCATGCAGAtgaaaaacatttccatcataaTTACTTTGTTTTTAGATCTCTTACTACATAAAACTTGGAATGAAGAAAAGCCTCAGATACAGTTAAAGAGTATGATCCAAAAGTATGAAAAAACTGTGTTCAAGTTCTGGCTTCCACAAGTTCACAGGTGTATGCCTATGCAAATTACTTGTGAATGTCAGTTGCTTGatctataaaacaggaatagTGATAGCACCTCATGGTGGTTGTatggattaaaggaaataatgtatgGGGTAGTGCTTTATTATCTGtgttatataaatgttaatttttttaaccttacaaAGATCTATggcattttctatttctacagaTATACCTGCTGAGAAGACAGAAGACTTACTTTCATCATCTGAATCAAATCCAAAGAGTGTCTGACATTTCTTTTGTGCAAGGTGAGCCTCAAGTGCTTCTGCATTACAGTAGGTGGTCAGGCATTTGCCACATCTTAAtcttttcactgattttttacAAACGTTATCTTGATCAGAACAGGCATCTACCCTATCAGTCAGAAATTTTCTGCGTTTTGGCATACTAAGGTACCGTTCATCAAGGTAACTGGGAGGCAATGGTCTGACATATGGCTTTGTTAAAATTAAGCCATATGAAGTATGTTCACTCGTCTGATTTGGTTTGGAAGGTGCCTGAGGTACTGGCAGGGTACTGTGTTCTTGTGGTACAACACTAGGTAAAATGGAACCGTTTTCTGTCCTGATTCTATTTGTATCAATTTTCAAAGCAGGATCTGAGGAAACTAAAGGTGTTTGCTCTATTCCACTGTGTCCATTGACTAAATCACTAATacaattattttcagaatttggCTCTATGTCAGGCATCTTTTGGTCTGTCAAGCTTATATCAGAAACAGTGTGATCAGAATGTTCATTTCCATTCTGAACTAAACGGTCTTTCTTTTCCATACTTTCTATACATGTCTTTGGTTCTGTAGGATCTTTCCTTGATTTGCTAGTAGAAACTGGTAGACTAACAGTTTGTTTCTCATTACTAGATGAgtctttttcctgatgattagaTTTTGAGTCTGTAAGAACATCCCAAAGAATTGCTTCACTTGGTTGTGCAGATGATTCTGGTGTTTTACTTAAATAGTGCTGAGCTTCATGTTCATATAGCAGAGGAAGATCTTCAAAAAGCTCATGGCATTCTGGAAAACTACACTGAGCTTGAAATATCCTGTGACTTTTTGTGTGCTGAGCAAGTTGGATTGGCAGCTTAAATGACTCATTGcaattaaaatgcaaacaaaagtaCACATTTGGATAGCTGTGTCTATTAAGGTGATCTATAAAATGTTGAGAATCTTCAAACTGCCTTTGacaaaatttgcattttcctttgctCCACTTCATTACTGTTTGCCGCACATTTAAATCAGTTGGATGTACAGTCCTTGCATGCTTATTTAGAAATCCAATTCTTTTAAATATCCTGACACAGCCAAGAGCGGGGCACTTAAAGTTTCCTTCTTGATCTGTCGCATATATGTCTTTTGGATGGCACACGGTTCCATTGATTTTATGAAGTACTGAAGTTTCCTGATTCAAGTCGTAATCATCTTCTTCATAATCACCTTCTTCGTCTTCTTCCTCCTCATAGTCATCCACACATACAGGTAATGGCTCTGAGACATTATTTAAAGAAGTATCAGGATTGCCATTTTCAGTAATATTTTCAATAACATCTTCCGATACACTTCCAGGAATTTCAATGAATTCACCCACATGTGAAGGGATGACATCTTTGTTTCCATCACTGGAACGGGTAATAGTCTCTACTTCCAAATCCTTATTATCAGACTtcccattttcaaatgaaatgaaagtaTCAGAACAATTTATTTCTTCCAAAGCAGGATTTTCCCGATCCTCCTGTTGAGCTGCAGCAAGTTGCTGTCTCTGTATTTTCTTAACATGATTCTTTAAATGCTTCTGCATAAGTCCtctgtttctaaattttctaccaCATATCACACATGAAAAACTGCCCTTTTTCTGATGAGCCTGGGCATGCCGTACAATGTGACCACCTAGAAATTCCTTGTTACATAACATACACCGATGCCTTGGGACATTGTGATCTACTCTGGAAGCATTAAGAGCTGTGAGgtttttctttgcattaataTGACCTTTTGGTTGCACTCCAGATATATCATCAGGATCAAGCTCTCCAGTGCTCTGATCTGTAAGAGAGTCAAGTCCTTCATCTAAACCTTGCTGTTCCACTGCCTTTTTTACATTACCTGTAGAATTTTCCAGTGTACTTTCATTTAGAAATCTAACTGCTGATTTATCACTCAGTAACGCTACACAGTTTTTCTTAATCATTATGAAGTTCCAGAATTCAGGATCAAAAAACAATCCCTTTTTCAAAATTGGAAGTAATTCAAAACGAACACGATTTTGAACACTACTTGTGCCTTCATTATATTCTTCATCTGGACGTTTGTAAAGCTCTTCAACAGTATGATAAGCTTCCAAGGAGCgctcaagaaaaaatattgagaGTGCACAAATCCTGAGAATCTCCAAATCATTTGGCAAAAAATGTGCAATTGTTTTATAAATTAGACATTTAGTTTTAGGATCATCATGAAGGTCTAGCTGTAGAGCACAACCACATATTTCAACACAAATTTGTAAGCCTTCTTCTTCaacctgtaaaaagaaaaatattactgctacttcttaaaaaaaattattaacactTACTagattatccttttaaaatacagggttggccaaaacgttccATAGCATCGTACGGAAAAACTCGAacaaactttctggccaacccaatacaactCTGAAATGAAAGCTAAACAAACAGAGTATTCTAAATGTGCAATTTTCTTCAATGGGTAGCCATGTTTAActactttttaatatataaataaatctgttttaacTTGAGAATAACCTGGAAAAGACAGTATTTTAGCTtccaatttatttaattttcaagtcTGACAAGCCCTACTGACCATAATACAAAATGCTTCATAACCTtatggttattaaaaaaataaaatgcttcatgAACTTATGGTGGTTCAAGTTTCTTACATATCTAGGCCCCTGTTTTAAGGTACCAATCTTACATTCTGTGGCAGAAGGgttaaattatatgtatttaaaaacacagttatcaattttttttgttttgtctttgtttttgtttttgcggtacgcgggcctctcactgttgtggcctctcctgttgcggagcacaggctccggacgcgcaggctcagcggccatggctcacgggcccagccgctctgcggcatgtgggatcttcccggaccgaggcacgaacccgtgtcccctgcatcggcaggcggactctcaaccactgagccaccagggaagcccagttatcaatttttgatgttaaaaaaatactaaagtaaaaacaaaaagaactgctTATGGAAACTCTTTCATAAAGCTGCACTAAATAATATTACTTATTGTACTTATTAAGTAACATTATTTATCCAAATAAGGGGAGAAGTGTAATCCACATGAAGAAGGCAATTATAAACTTTCCAAATCTAATAAGGTATCAGAATAATGAACCTACTGGAAGTTACCTGGAAAGTATTCAAGCTTTGAAACTTTGACTGATGACTCAGAGATAACTGCATCAGCTTTTAGTTGGGAATTTGTTGTCTATCCACCTTAATTCAAGTTATAAATAATGCCTCTAGAATGACCTAAACGCTTGTTTGAatagagataaaataataatatgtctTTAACAGTTGTGTCTGTGTATCATATTGCCTGCATATGGTATATTACAGATGACATGCCAGCCTCATGTCCTCTGAGTTCCTTATGTGCTATGCAACCCTCACTTACAGTTCCACAAGCAGAACTTAACTCTGCATATCACTTTACCTCGCTGGTAAATTCCTACCCATCTCCTATTCATTCTTTGAGAATCAATTCTGCCTTGAAAGTTTTTCTGATTCATTCTGGCCCCTACCTTGGGGTAGAGTTAAAAACATTCTCTATTCTTTCCACTGAGAATAATTTATACTTATTTCTAAAAAGCATGTAATATTGTTTTATAAGTGTCTACGCCCCTACTTCTTGACTTGGAATTCCTAAATCACAGGGACAGTATCTCATTTTTCGTATCCTTCTGTGGTTAACATAGGAGTTGACATACAGTGACCTTTGAATAAATGTTTGCAGAATGAATGAGATCAGATATATTCCACTGATTTAGTCTCCTATAAATCCACCATTTCCAGCTTGGAATCCTTTTCTGAATTCAAATTTCTTATTTCTATAATTGTCAGTTATAAAACCTACCTAGATTTTCCAGATATAGCAAATTCAAATCCACTGCTTCAAAACAATTCATTCTCTTTGTCCAATGTTCTATCTACATCCTCTCTTTTCTCATGAAATTATAATGTACTCACAGTTGCTGAGGTTTAAAAATTTCAGGATCATCACAAAAGGGAACAGGCTACTTTCTTACCTGAAAGCCTTTAACAATTCCAGTATATTTATGGACTGACATTTCAATTTTTAGAGTAGCATTCAGTCCCTTTAGGGTCTATAgcaaccccacccccaaccccataGAAACTAAACTCTTCGATTAGTTTTGCCATCCACACACTTCCCCGTTTCTGTGCCACCCTATTAATGCCACTGGACAGCTGTGAGaaccaaataataaaatgagGAGAAGGGGCTCTGTAAACTACAAAATCCTCTACAAATATTAGTATTATCCTCCCCTATCATTTAAAACCCAACTGAAAGCATCTTCCTCTGTGAAGGCTTTTCAGATATGCTATCTGTAATGTCTCCTTCTGAACTCACACAGCATTGCCTGTGCCTCTTAGCACTGAGGCGTGTGAATGATCTATTCCAtcagataaaaatgtttttaatagacTGTATAAGAAATtaagcacattttaaatatttatttcatctttgaattTTTCCCCTTAT
It encodes:
- the ZNF654 gene encoding zinc finger protein 654 isoform X2; translation: MAEEESDQEAERLGEELVAIVESPPGPPGLRAAGEGRGGAGGGSCRGGGVGISSRDYCRRFCQVVEDYAGRWQVPLPQLQVLQTALCCFTSASASFPDECEHVQYVLSSLALSFFELLLFFGRDEFYEEPLKDILGSFQECQNHLRRYGNVNLELVTRIIRDGGPWEDPVLQAVLKAQPASQEIVNKYLSSENPLFFELRARYLIACERIPEAMALIKCCINHPEISKDLYFHQALFTCLFMSPVEDHLFREHLLKTDCKSGIDIICNTEKEGKTMLALQLCESFLIPQLQNGDMYCIWELIFIWSKLQLKSNPSKQVFVDQCYQLLRTATNVRVIFPFMKIIKDEVEEEGLQICVEICGCALQLDLHDDPKTKCLIYKTIAHFLPNDLEILRICALSIFFLERSLEAYHTVEELYKRPDEEYNEGTSSVQNRVRFELLPILKKGLFFDPEFWNFIMIKKNCVALLSDKSAVRFLNESTLENSTGNVKKAVEQQGLDEGLDSLTDQSTGELDPDDISGVQPKGHINAKKNLTALNASRVDHNVPRHRCMLCNKEFLGGHIVRHAQAHQKKGSFSCVICGRKFRNRGLMQKHLKNHVKKIQRQQLAAAQQEDRENPALEEINCSDTFISFENGKSDNKDLEVETITRSSDGNKDVIPSHVGEFIEIPGSVSEDVIENITENGNPDTSLNNVSEPLPVCVDDYEEEEDEEGDYEEDDYDLNQETSVLHKINGTVCHPKDIYATDQEGNFKCPALGCVRIFKRIGFLNKHARTVHPTDLNVRQTVMKWSKGKCKFCQRQFEDSQHFIDHLNRHSYPNVYFCLHFNCNESFKLPIQLAQHTKSHRIFQAQCSFPECHELFEDLPLLYEHEAQHYLSKTPESSAQPSEAILWDVLTDSKSNHQEKDSSSNEKQTVSLPVSTSKSRKDPTEPKTCIESMEKKDRLVQNGNEHSDHTVSDISLTDQKMPDIEPNSENNCISDLVNGHSGIEQTPLVSSDPALKIDTNRIRTENGSILPSVVPQEHSTLPVPQAPSKPNQTSEHTSYGLILTKPYVRPLPPSYLDERYLSMPKRRKFLTDRVDACSDQDNVCKKSVKRLRCGKCLTTYCNAEALEAHLAQKKCQTLFGFDSDDESA
- the ZNF654 gene encoding zinc finger protein 654 isoform X4 is translated as MALIKCCINHPEISKDLYFHQALFTCLFMSPVEDHLFREHLLKTDCKSGIDIICNTEKEGKTMLALQLCESFLIPQLQNGDMYCIWELIFIWSKLQLKSNPSKQVFVDQCYQLLRTATNVRVIFPFMKIIKDEVEEEGLQICVEICGCALQLDLHDDPKTKCLIYKTIAHFLPNDLEILRICALSIFFLERSLEAYHTVEELYKRPDEEYNEGTSSVQNRVRFELLPILKKGLFFDPEFWNFIMIKKNCVALLSDKSAVRFLNESTLENSTGNVKKAVEQQGLDEGLDSLTDQSTGELDPDDISGVQPKGHINAKKNLTALNASRVDHNVPRHRCMLCNKEFLGGHIVRHAQAHQKKGSFSCVICGRKFRNRGLMQKHLKNHVKKIQRQQLAAAQQEDRENPALEEINCSDTFISFENGKSDNKDLEVETITRSSDGNKDVIPSHVGEFIEIPGSVSEDVIENITENGNPDTSLNNVSEPLPVCVDDYEEEEDEEGDYEEDDYDLNQETSVLHKINGTVCHPKDIYATDQEGNFKCPALGCVRIFKRIGFLNKHARTVHPTDLNVRQTVMKWSKGKCKFCQRQFEDSQHFIDHLNRHSYPNVYFCLHFNCNESFKLPIQLAQHTKSHRIFQAQCSFPECHELFEDLPLLYEHEAQHYLSKTPESSAQPSEAILWDVLTDSKSNHQEKDSSSNEKQTVSLPVSTSKSRKDPTEPKTCIESMEKKDRLVQNGNEHSDHTVSDISLTDQKMPDIEPNSENNCISDLVNGHSGIEQTPLVSSDPALKIDTNRIRTENGSILPSVVPQEHSTLPVPQAPSKPNQTSEHTSYGLILTKPYVRPLPPSYLDERYLSMPKRRKFLTDRVDACSDQDNVCKKSVKRLRCGKCLTTYCNAEALEAHLAQKKCQTLFGFDSDDESKSSVFSAGISVEIENAIDLCKVKKINIYITQIIKHYPIHYFL
- the ZNF654 gene encoding zinc finger protein 654 isoform X3; amino-acid sequence: MAEEESDQEAERLGEELVAIVESPPGPPGLRAAGEGRGGAGGGSCRGGGVGISSRDYCRRFCQVVEDYAGRWQVPLPQLQVLQTALCCFTSASASFPDECEHVQYVLSSLALSFFELLLFFGRDEFYEEPLKDILGSFQHLLKTDCKSGIDIICNTEKEGKTMLALQLCESFLIPQLQNGDMYCIWELIFIWSKLQLKSNPSKQVFVDQCYQLLRTATNVRVIFPFMKIIKDEVEEEGLQICVEICGCALQLDLHDDPKTKCLIYKTIAHFLPNDLEILRICALSIFFLERSLEAYHTVEELYKRPDEEYNEGTSSVQNRVRFELLPILKKGLFFDPEFWNFIMIKKNCVALLSDKSAVRFLNESTLENSTGNVKKAVEQQGLDEGLDSLTDQSTGELDPDDISGVQPKGHINAKKNLTALNASRVDHNVPRHRCMLCNKEFLGGHIVRHAQAHQKKGSFSCVICGRKFRNRGLMQKHLKNHVKKIQRQQLAAAQQEDRENPALEEINCSDTFISFENGKSDNKDLEVETITRSSDGNKDVIPSHVGEFIEIPGSVSEDVIENITENGNPDTSLNNVSEPLPVCVDDYEEEEDEEGDYEEDDYDLNQETSVLHKINGTVCHPKDIYATDQEGNFKCPALGCVRIFKRIGFLNKHARTVHPTDLNVRQTVMKWSKGKCKFCQRQFEDSQHFIDHLNRHSYPNVYFCLHFNCNESFKLPIQLAQHTKSHRIFQAQCSFPECHELFEDLPLLYEHEAQHYLSKTPESSAQPSEAILWDVLTDSKSNHQEKDSSSNEKQTVSLPVSTSKSRKDPTEPKTCIESMEKKDRLVQNGNEHSDHTVSDISLTDQKMPDIEPNSENNCISDLVNGHSGIEQTPLVSSDPALKIDTNRIRTENGSILPSVVPQEHSTLPVPQAPSKPNQTSEHTSYGLILTKPYVRPLPPSYLDERYLSMPKRRKFLTDRVDACSDQDNVCKKSVKRLRCGKCLTTYCNAEALEAHLAQKKCQTLFGFDSDDESKSSVFSAGISVEIENAIDLCKVKKINIYITQIIKHYPIHYFL